From the genome of Candidatus Binatia bacterium:
AACAGCTTCAGCTTGGCGGCGAGGTAGCCTTCCATGTCGCCGTGGCGGTCGAGGTGGTCCGGGGTCAGGTTCAGCATCGCGCCGACGTGAGGGTGGAACGTCGTCGCGTGCTCGAGCTGGAAGCTCGAGACCTCGGCCACGACGATCTCGTCGCCCCGCCCGACGGCGTTGCAAAGCGGATCGCCGAGGTTGCCGCCGACGAAGACGCTCCGGCCGGCCTCGGCGAGCATCGCGCCGACCAGGCTCACCGTCGTGCTCTTGCCGTTGGTGCCGGTGATCGCGACGAGCGTGCCCTGGAGGCGGTCGGCGGCGAACTCGATCTCCGGAGCGATGCGCACGCCGGCGCGGCGGGCGGCTTCGAGCACGGGGTGGGAGGCCGGCACTCCGGGGCTCGGAATGAGAAGATCGATCGCGGCCGGGCCGCTGCCGATGCGGCGGATCGCTTCGCCCGCTTCGATGCGGTCGACACCGGGCGGCAATCCCTGGCCGGCCGCTTCGCGATCGTCGGTGACCAGCACGTGCCAGCCTTCTTCGGCAGCGACGCGAGCCGCGGCGATGCCGCTGCGGGCAAGGCCGAGAACCAGCAGAGTGCGCGGCCGCGCGCCGTCGCTCACGACGCGCTCAGCGCAGCTTGAGCGTGGCCAGGCTCATGATCGCGCACAGCAGGGAGATGATCCAGCAGCGCACGACGACCTGCGTTTCGGGCCAGCCCGCTTTTTCGAAGTGGTGGTGGATCGGCGCCATCAGGAACACGCGCTTGCCGCGCAGCTTGATCGAGCCGAGCTGGATGATCACCGACAGCGCCTCGACGACGAAGACCCCGCCGGCCAGCAGGAGCACCAGCTCGTTCTTCGAGGCCACGGCAACCATACCGAGCACGGCGCCGAGCGGCAGCGAGCCGACGTCGCCCATGAACATCTGCGCCGGGTGCGCGTTGAACCACAGGAAGCCGAGGCCGGCCATCGCCGTGGCGGCGCAGATGATCGACAGCTCGCCGACGCCGGGCACCGAGCTGATCAGCAGGTAGTCGGCGATGCGCACGTTGCCGGCGCAATACGAAAGGATGCCGAGAGTGACCGACGTCGTCATCACGGGACCGATCGCAAGACCGTCGAGCCCGTCGGTGAGATTGACGGCGTTGGATGCGCCGACGACGACCAGCGCGCCGAACGGAACGTAGAACCATCCGAGGTCGGGCCGCAGTTCCTTGAAGAACGGCACCGACAGACGCGTGTCGTAATCGGGCCGCATGCAAAGGAGCGCCATCGCGATTGCCGCGATCATGAACTGCCACAGGAGCTTTTCGCGCGCAGAAATGCCGGCGTTGCGGCCCTGCGTCACCTTCGCGTAGTCGTCCATGAAGCCGACGGCCGCGTAGCCGAGCACGACGCCGAGCGTGGTGATGACGTAGATGTTGTGCAGGTCGGCCATCATCAGCGACGCGATCAGCAGCGCCGAGACGATGAGCAGGCCACCCATCGTCGGCGTGCCTTTCTTGACCGCGTGCGTCTCGGGCGCGTACTGGCTGACCGGCTGCCGGAACTGGCCGTCCCGCATCCGGCGGATGAACGACGGCCCGACGACGAGCGAAATGCCGAGCGCGATGAACGCCGCGAGCATTCCGCGCAGCGTGATGTAGCGAAGAACGTTGAGGAACCCGTGCGTTGCCGCCATCGGGTAGAGCAGATCGTAGATCATCCCCGTCTTGCCGCCGCCGCGTGGGCCTCCTCACGGGCTTCGAGGCTTTGCGACGTCGCCGCGGCGTCGCCGCCGGCGCGCAGCCGCAACATCTCGACGACTCTTTCCATCGTCGACCCGCGCGAGCCCTTGACGAGCACGGCATCTCCCGGGAGCCACGCCCTGGCAACCGCGGCGGCCGCTTCCTCGTGACGAGCGCACACGTGAACGTGGGCGGAGTCCATGCCGGCGTTCGTCGCGCCGGCGCCGACGTCGGCCGCGTGACGCCCGTACGCGCAAACGAGCGCCGGACGGATCGCCGCAGCCTGGGCACCGACACGCCGGTGCAGCTCGGCCGATCGCGGCCCGAGCTCGAGCATGTCGCCGATGACGAGGATCGAGCGCGCCGAAAGACCACCGACCGTCGCCAGCGCCGCGCCGAGGGAGCCGGGATTGGCGTTGTACGCGTCGTTGATCAGCGTAACGCCGTTGGAAAGGCGTTCGGCGGCCATGCGCATCGGCGGCGGGGTCATGCGGGAAAGGCCGGCAGCGGCATCCTCGAGCGTCACGCCGGCCGCCAGTGCCGCCGCAGCGGCCCCGAGCGCGTTCTGCACGTTGTGGCGGCCGCCGAGAGGCAGCTCGACCGGTGCGCGCGCGCCCGCATGTTCCAGCACGAACGAGGCCGCATCGATGCGGTCGCAGCGAATCGACGACGCGCGCACTTCACCGGCGCTGCCGAAAAGAATGCGCTTTCCGGCAACGCGCGCCGACTCGCGAACGACGTGGGGATCGTCCGAGTTGACGACGGCGACGGCACCGGGCGGCAGCCCCTCGAACAGCTCGCCCTTGGCGCGCGCCACTCCTTCGATCGATCCGAGCCCTTCGAGGTGGGCCTCGGCGACGCAGGTGACTAGGCCGACGGTGGGCCGGGCAATCTCGGCGAGCCTGGCAATCTCACCGGGCACGTTCATGCCCATCTCGACGACGGCAGCCTCGTGGCCGGGCCCGAGGCCGAACAGCGTCAGCGGCACGCCGATCAGGTTGTTCAGGTTGCCGCGCGTCGCGAGCACTGCCGGCTCACCGAAACGAGCGACGAAGATCGCACGCAGCATCTCCTTGGTCGTCGTCTTGCCGTTGGAGCCGGTGATCGCGACCAGCGGTCCGCCAAATCCGCGACGCTGCCAGGCTGCGAGGTCGCCGAGCGCGCGTAGCGTGTCGGGTACTTCCAGGATCGCGACCGGTCCCTGGCCTTCGCGCGCAACCGACCTGGCACGCTCGCCCCGGCCGCTCTCGCAGACGACGCCGCAAGCGCCGGCGGCAGCAACGTCGGTCAGGAAATCGTGCGCATCGAACGTGGGGCCGCGCAGCGCAAAGAACAGGTCGCCGCGGCCGATGGTGCGGCTGTCCGTCGAGATGCGCGCGACAGGCGCCGCAGCGGGACCGTCCAGGCGTGCCCGCATCGCACCGGCTGCTTCGCCGATGGTCGCAGGCCGCGACAGGTCGCGACAGTCGTTGTTCGTCGTCACCGCTTCCTCGCCCGCGCCACCGGCCCCTCCATCTTCGCTCGACGACTCGCGCGATGCGTCGCGCGACGTCTCCCGCCGTGCTTCGCGCGACGCCAACCGCGCTGCCTCCCGTCCTCGCCGGTCACGGCGCCGTCACGACGGCTCGCCTGCGCCGGCCCGCGAGAGCGCGGATCGTGCGACTTCGCGGTCGTCGAAGTGCCGCTTGCGGCCGGCCGTCTCCTGGTAGTCTTCGTGGCCTTTGCCGGCGATGAGCACGACGTCTCCGGCAGACGCGATCGCGATGGCAGTCTCGATCGCGACCAGGCGGTCCGCTTCCACGAGATAGCCGCCCGCGTCCCGGGCGGCAAGCTCGGCGGCACTGCGACGGCGCATTCGCGCACCGACGCCTTGCTCGATCTCGCGCAGGATCGCATGAGGATCCTCGCTGCGAGGGTTGTCGGAAGTGAGCACGGCGACGTCCGCCAGTGTCGCAGCGATGCGCCCCATGATGGGCCGCTTGCCGCGGTCCCGGTCGCCGCCGCAGCCGAACACGACCACGATGCGGCCCTTCTGCTCTCCGGCAAACGCCTTCAGGCTTCGCTCGAGCGCGTCCGGAGTGTGCGCGTAATCGACGAAAACGGCGGGGGCTGCCCGATCGGCGTCCCCGGCGGCCATTCTTTCCATACGACCGGGCACCGGGGCGCAGGCGCCGAGCCCCGCTTCGATGGCCGCCGAGTCGATACCGGCGCCGCGCGCAAGGGCCGCGACTGCGAGCAGATTGGCAAGGTTGGCCGCGCCGACCAGCACCGAATCGACGCGTACGCGCTCCCCGTCAAGGTCGAGCGTCGCGTGGATGCCGTCCAGCGTGCAGTCGGCGTCGATCACCCGGGCGCGGGCGTGCGAGTCCGGCGACGTCGAGAACATCCAGACGTCGTGGGCCAGCTCGCCCGCCAGCGTCGCGACTCGCGCATCGTCGGCGTTGAGCACCGCCACTCCGCTGGCCGGCTCGAGCCAGTCGCGGAACAAC
Proteins encoded in this window:
- the mraY gene encoding phospho-N-acetylmuramoyl-pentapeptide-transferase, with protein sequence MIYDLLYPMAATHGFLNVLRYITLRGMLAAFIALGISLVVGPSFIRRMRDGQFRQPVSQYAPETHAVKKGTPTMGGLLIVSALLIASLMMADLHNIYVITTLGVVLGYAAVGFMDDYAKVTQGRNAGISAREKLLWQFMIAAIAMALLCMRPDYDTRLSVPFFKELRPDLGWFYVPFGALVVVGASNAVNLTDGLDGLAIGPVMTTSVTLGILSYCAGNVRIADYLLISSVPGVGELSIICAATAMAGLGFLWFNAHPAQMFMGDVGSLPLGAVLGMVAVASKNELVLLLAGGVFVVEALSVIIQLGSIKLRGKRVFLMAPIHHHFEKAGWPETQVVVRCWIISLLCAIMSLATLKLR
- a CDS encoding UDP-N-acetylmuramoyl-L-alanyl-D-glutamate--2,6-diaminopimelate ligase, with the translated sequence MTPPGASLSRSLSLGEMLEAARVRGLRATLSDPHGLAPATRVTGVCLDSRKARPGDLFVAVPGTRVDGSAFVRDALGRGAVAVACDPAHAPALVPAIVTADVAAACGHLAAAFHGHPSETLELVGITGTNGKTSCTYLMEGVWKAAGRRPGVIGTIVRRCHAFERASSMTTPSPVELQELLAEMRDAGSDCVAMEVSSHALDQRRVAGCRFRGALFTNLTRDHLDYHVSEDSYFAAKASLFRDWLEPASGVAVLNADDARVATLAGELAHDVWMFSTSPDSHARARVIDADCTLDGIHATLDLDGERVRVDSVLVGAANLANLLAVAALARGAGIDSAAIEAGLGACAPVPGRMERMAAGDADRAAPAVFVDYAHTPDALERSLKAFAGEQKGRIVVVFGCGGDRDRGKRPIMGRIAATLADVAVLTSDNPRSEDPHAILREIEQGVGARMRRRSAAELAARDAGGYLVEADRLVAIETAIAIASAGDVVLIAGKGHEDYQETAGRKRHFDDREVARSALSRAGAGEPS
- the murF gene encoding UDP-N-acetylmuramoyl-tripeptide--D-alanyl-D-alanine ligase — protein: MASREARRETSRDASRESSSEDGGAGGAGEEAVTTNNDCRDLSRPATIGEAAGAMRARLDGPAAAPVARISTDSRTIGRGDLFFALRGPTFDAHDFLTDVAAAGACGVVCESGRGERARSVAREGQGPVAILEVPDTLRALGDLAAWQRRGFGGPLVAITGSNGKTTTKEMLRAIFVARFGEPAVLATRGNLNNLIGVPLTLFGLGPGHEAAVVEMGMNVPGEIARLAEIARPTVGLVTCVAEAHLEGLGSIEGVARAKGELFEGLPPGAVAVVNSDDPHVVRESARVAGKRILFGSAGEVRASSIRCDRIDAASFVLEHAGARAPVELPLGGRHNVQNALGAAAAALAAGVTLEDAAAGLSRMTPPPMRMAAERLSNGVTLINDAYNANPGSLGAALATVGGLSARSILVIGDMLELGPRSAELHRRVGAQAAAIRPALVCAYGRHAADVGAGATNAGMDSAHVHVCARHEEAAAAVARAWLPGDAVLVKGSRGSTMERVVEMLRLRAGGDAAATSQSLEAREEAHAAAARRG